The following proteins come from a genomic window of Larimichthys crocea isolate SSNF chromosome XV, L_crocea_2.0, whole genome shotgun sequence:
- the wnk3 gene encoding serine/threonine-protein kinase WNK2 isoform X3: MATDPGEPTGTEDSSEKPDGQREEDTEQEGRADPQRERTHSTPSDFPSSQTQERKATGGEDGGIRGGGGGETSQAGEDNLGRPISFSTPSLPVDTGQKRLRREKRFFRKSVEICEEDDDVAVPPEAPHSAPHLELRSSDSVFTSSTQQQGVASSCAALGHDPSCPSSSQEPGKDAPSSTTTQRGKERDREQEEEAEMKAVATSPGGRFLKFDIELGRGAFKTVYKGLDTETWVEVAWCELQDRKLTKAEQQRFKEEAEMLKGLQHPNIVRFYDSWESVLRGKKCIVLVTELMTSGTLKTYLKRFKVMKPKVLRSWCRQILKGLHFLHTRTPPIVHRDLKCDNIFITGPTGSVKIGDLGLATLMRTSFAKSVIGTPEFMAPEMYEEHYDESVDVYAFGMCMLEMATSEYPYSECQNAAQIYRKVTSGIKPASFDKVNDPEIKEIIEGCIRQNKSQRLSIRDLLNHAFFGEDTGVRVELAEEDSGTQDCLALRIWVEEPKKLKGKHKDNEAIEFSYDLENDSAEEVALEMVKSGFFHESDAKVVGKSIRDRVNLIKKSRERRQQQLLQQQQGFEERKDPTLTSHTFSHPSCPSSLGQGAAGQTGGGGGGGAGQESEELPEVDQHVRQQHIISGTTLSLPEGESIGSASCESYASGQSQAYSQQGESYSHSQTTLLPTAASTGALTHPQMVPIGESGSVPNVPVGQSMSNMSIGQSGGGPVGQTFLQPSTMVPQVSPSVPQQYFQSQTFPSEAFQTATPHGSMAPSQSYIPPVSPQAPINVLTTSMTVSDPAGLAGTIVPLTQQTQPTATPMQLTDIIPQAAPQQTQPVMIPQQTIVQQQQIGMDPQISTLQQQPQQQMEAQATLLEQQQQQQQVSTTQPPTEQHPQSVSATAVQTHQHEPQQQIYVQQPVPAVHTAPQQQVLPTQTGMEQRAMSLPQPGEQPQTYKPQPTGDPREQTMIQPQQLQQQLQQQQTLLQQQQQQALLLEQHQTYVQQQLDQQQQKALLQQQQQQQAQLKQHQLEQQQALIHKQLLDQQQQQTLIQQQQEQQQQGLLQQQQTQQVILQHQLEQQQQQPPLQQQQQSQLYQQIGQHQAGIQKEPEKQQQQQIVLQQQPQQTQQQKEQQLQQQALLRQIEQQQQQALIEQHLQQQAILQQHQLQQKAQLQQQQQEQQQVQLKQQIEQQQQALLQQQLEQQRQQQVLLQQQQAERLQQQALLQQQIQEQQAAIIQLQQTEKQEAVPIPQVASNSEQQIQQQPSSIPQLNTAQFPPHTTLTQQQVIEQQQHAALIQQQKQQQQQQQQAFVSHPQHHTSVMESHVPVGAPASTEMIQHQTQIVSQAQVPMAIQTMQIPVQTSVVPAQVLTQQGQSEAHPQNQGQVPVQFKAQSTVQAAQAVIEAQVTPPVAVIQGQTHIIQTQQIPLQTSYPGPAAPKQSQVTSQPIIQTQPQHLTMSQSQPPHVQAATVDAQMMGQQSQAVVQPPVAITSIANQIQHETLVQQNVQMPGLMQAQLQQQTQGQTPIQVHAQAAAGLLTPQYVPQPTHQAMPSLQQDITHIKQQQQQQESVLQYQQMILSPGSAGSVGTTTDSLSSAVDPTNFVATPHPVQKAGQAYVPSQTTQHPAVQTQQQPQGSTADPSVIQPISQPTMPQSTGQYQQQLQKLSQAQQPLAPAPPQPQLLAQPIPTPIQQPLPPKQPLIPFEESQLSAPPTSHLMTHPTAHIVPSNVAGTQSPYSHLAAGASPSPQHQAKQMLPAHTHTQTSIQAQMHSQTQTQVQTQAHSHTQTHTETPIAEQPVLPHAVFPAQQMPLSPSHTSCPPTSLPSLASLPSYHPAAAPVPELPTSPPAAQVTLPGQADFIPTSPPPVTTLQPLDSNAPKLPQASLQDCDLSLLGIAQDGPYLSSTERHSSSGSVPANGEEALQLLANGKLEKLKTQRRASSQRPEKVSHQFQLSMLQVSGSGDNMVECQLETHSNKMVTFKFDIEGDAPEDIADYMVEEDFVLDVEKEKFVEELRAIVKKAHEILQTHSLTGSTDQLHVSTPTGSSVDSVPHSSPVGRWRFFINQTIRHRDSLSSQGAVTPPPTSETRIPGSPKTERAVESERSQSAESLASMASPPCPSLAATSPPVSTVSAPASVALSVTAGPAPNTTASESIFVPTSALEASVPVTASGGLELLTSTSIDQIPSAPSSLAIPAANLPTLSAASAVVSPTPTTIAPDILSSPGTSGCSIVGQSIGDTIITASRSCVPAVDRSSTSFHSLPPPAATISSAVSQLAMEQQQTFTQVAKPAPQPPPQQPQPQPALQQQVPAVQQQLPAVQQQLHAMQLEQQIQPATQQQQLKAQHQAYQEQIQLQQERALQQSLQQLQQQLTEVQVLPRPGHTELLQQSVPLQQFLPPMPLQQTQQPLPQQQTQQYAPQLQQPQLQQLPQQVMTPQAAVVPQQQAHIDHQQQQQLNLQQTIHLQQQQMVQQQLQQQQHQLFMGAVALKPDQSQMLPLPISQQFLPQQPQLNVNSVPQQQIPQKAQIPAELAQQHIQSQIQLQHTEQQQEVTKTMETPQKQQNFPLQKQSSLQMSESEVSTGETSVTEDTCSYSAPFQPTSDSSLTPLHLGTTDAPLPALSLTMTPSPAQPSSVAESDSEGPPKIEFVDNRIKTLDEKLRNLLYQEYSSGAALAGGAASGPTSAASTSAGGDESSEPQSTQHLSFPPPASSSSDTSPHSSSSTTSPTPSRSSSTSPDPERDGVGEDVSSEVPNSAELGPVEKQPGPSLPSTSASSTPPTSLLPPNQDDAAGPQRPPVPGEPTILAVPSHSDTSTTGDASWPPNQHPIPLRHGQQKHNAGGGYFGLNLTCPSIRNPVSKKSWTRKFKNWACKLRHSASLFKKPRVQQDGRSSSQALKEEKEAPPLNPPQSRKGRFQVTPVPQSSPPKEAPSGHSNTHRKVGRFSVSQTETKKKDRQTDSSPVSPDLERERRRSRAKDGEKEESKRTPAMAHLPRGHGHSHSPLGSSDDDNESELEDEDLRKELHKLREKHIKEVVSLQAQQNRELQELYRQLRSLKDQRQSLPTSLSRTPPLPTAPPALSPRRPRPAKIKLRPRPHSHIDNNGVTHSGIQQSSCFSGGEQSRLPLYCNPEHHTSLPAKRDHSPLRKSTFTDELHKLVDNWTKETVGPLPPKPSLNQIKQIQQVQELGGWSQQTEVAPPGWFPVAPLNTQAPPTPASLPVAPPPHYTGGGSLSALHSPGKPPQTHMAQVPQMQQSLHLHQSLPLQQMTYQQSPLRQQIPQPLMQTPIQSQSLPQTQPITQLPHSPPQSQPLLPSQMPTSPVSTATPLLPGSGTAVPTDSTAATGGTFCPCSSSSSTSSSSCSTAALPTSAKIHPTPPTSTLPLGQK, encoded by the exons ATGGCTACTGATCCAGGTGAGCCAACTGGCACCGAGGACTCCTCGGAAAAACCTgatggacagagggaggaggacacGGAGCAGGAGGGCAGGGCTGACccacagagggagaggacacACAGCACCCCCTCGGACTTCCCCTCCTCCCAGACTCAGGAGAGAAAAGcaacaggaggagaggatggaggaatCCGGGGGGGAGGCGGAGGGGAAACAAGCCAGGCGGGTGAGGACAACCTAGGCAGACCGATTTCATTCTCCACGCCCTCCTTACCAGTCGACACTGGCCAGAAACGACTCAGGAGGGAGAAACGCTTCTTCAGGAAGAGTGTGGAGATTTGTGAGGAGGACGATGACGTGGCTGTGCCGCCAGAGGCGCCCCACAGTGCCCCCCACCTGGAGCTGCGCTCCTCAGACTCAGTCTTCACCAGCAGTACCCAGCAGCAAGGGGTTGCTTCATCTTGTGCTGCCTTGGGCCATGATCCATCCTGCCCCAGCTCCAGCCAGGAGCCTGGCAAGGATGCACCTTCCTCCACAACCACCCagagggggaaggagagggaccgcgagcaggaagaagaggcagagatgAAGGCTGTGGCCACCTCTCCTGGGGGCAGGTTCCTCAAGTTTGACATTGAACTGGGCAGAGGAGCCTTCAAGACTGTCTATAAAGGCCTGGACACAGAGACGTGGGTGGAGGTGGCTTGGTGTGAACTTCAG GACCGCAAGCTGACCAAGGCGGAGCAGCAACGCTTTAAGGAGGAGGCCGAGATGCTGAAGGGGCTTCAGCACCCCAACATCGTCCGCTTTTATGATTCCTGGGAGTCTGTGCTCCGCGGCAAAAAGTGCATCGTACTGGTCACTGAACTCATGACTTCAGGAACACTCAAAAC ttACCTGAAACGCTTCAAGGTGATGAAACCCAAAGTCCTGAGGAGCTGGTGTAGGCAAATCTTGAAAGGTCTTCACTTCCTTCACACCAGGACTCCTCCAATAGTCCACCGGGACCTCAAGTGTGACAACATCTTTATAACAGGCCCCACAGGCTCAGTCAAGATAGGTGACCTGGGACTGGCTACTCTTATGCGGACTTCCTTTGCCAAGAGTGTAATAG GAACCCCGGAGTTCATGGCTCCAGAGATGTACGAGGAGCACTATGATGAGTCTGTGGACGTCTACGCCTTTGGGATGTGCATGCTGGAGATGGCCACTTCAGAATACCCGTACTCTGAGTGCCAAAATGCTGCTCAGATCTATCGCAAAGTCACAAGC GGTATAAAGCCAGCCAGCTTTGATAAAGTGAATGACCCAGAGATCAAAGAGATCATCGAAGGCTGCATTCGTCAGAACAAGAGCCAGAG ACTGTCCATCCGAGACCTCCTAAACCACGCATTCTTTGGAGAAGACACAGGAGTCCGGGTGGAGCTGGCAGAGGAGGACTCAGGCACCCAGGATTGTCTAGCTCTCCGGATTTGGGTCGAAGAGCCCAAAAAGCTAAAAGGAAAGCACAAAGACAATGAGGCCATTGAGTTCAGCTATGACCTGGAGAATGATAGTGCAGAAGAAGTGGCTCTAGAGATG GTGAAGTCAGGATTTTTCCATGAGAGTGATGCCAAAGTGGTAGGAAAATCCATCCGGGACCGTGTAAATCTAATCAAAAAGTCACGAGAGCGtcggcagcagcagctactccagcagcagcagggctttgaagaaagaaaagatccCACTCTCACCTCCCACACCTTTTCTCATCCATCCTGTCCATCCTCACTTGGGCAAGGGGCAGctggacagacaggaggaggaggaggaggaggagcaggacagGAGTCTGAGGAGCTGCCTGAAGTGGACCAACATGTCAGGCAGCAACATATTATCAGTGGGACAACCCTTAGTTTGCCAG aagGTGAGAGCATTGGGTCTGCCAGCTGTGAATCTTATGCAAGTGGACAGAGCCAGGCGTACTCTCAGCAAGGGGAATCATACAGCCACTCCCAGACTACTCTCCTTCCTACAGCAGCT AGCACTGGTGCATTGACTCATCCTCAAATGGTTCCCATTGGTGAGAGTGGAAGTGTTCCAAATGTGCCTGTTGGTCAGAGTATGTCCAACATGTCCATAGGCCAAAGTGGCGGAGGACCTGTTGGCCAGACATTTCTCCAGCCCAGTACCATGGTTCCACAGGTATCACCAAGTGTCCCTCAACaatattttcag TCACAAACATTCCCATCAGAAGCATTTCAAACTGCCACTCCCCATGGGTCAATGGCCCCCTCACAGTCATACATACCCCCTGTTTCCCCACAAGCACCCATTAATGTTCTCACTACATCCATGACAGTCAGTGATCCTGCTGGACTAGCGGGGACCATTGTGCCCCTCACTCAACAGACCCAACCCACTGCCACTCCCATGCAGCTCACTGACATAATTCCCCAGGCAGCACCCCAGCAAACACAGCCTGTCATGATCCCTCAGCAGACTATtgttcaacaacaacagatagGGATGGATCCCCAGATTTCCACtcttcagcagcagccacaacagCAAATGGAGGCCCAGGCCACTCTGCtcgaacaacaacaacaacaacaacaagttagTACCACTCAGCCACCAACGGAGCAGCATCCACAGAGTGTTTCAGCTACAGCTGTCCAGACACATCAACATGAGCCTCAGCAGCAGATCTATGTACAGCAGCCTGTTCCTGCTGTCCACACAGCTCCTCAGCAGCAGGTGTTACCTACACAGACAGGTATGGAGCAGCGAGCTATGTCATTACCACAGCCAGGGGAGCAACCTCAGACTTATAAGCCTCAACCAACGGGCGATCCTCGTGAGCAGACCATGATACAACCACAACAACTGCAACAACAGCTTCAGCAACAGCAGACTCTgttacaacagcagcaacaacaagctTTACTGCTTGAGCAACATCAGACGTACGTCCAGCAACAGCTtgatcagcaacaacaaaaagcattgcttcaacagcagcagcaacaacaggcTCAATTAAAACAACATCAACTGGAGCAGCAGCAAGCACTTATACACAAGCAGTTGTTGgatcaacaacagcaacaaactcTTATTCAGCAACAGCAAGAGCAACAACAGCAAGGTCTTttacagcaacagcaaacacaacaagtGATTTTACAACATCAATtagagcagcaacaacaacagcctccattacagcaacagcagcagagccagTTATATCAACAAATTGGGCAACACCAAGCTGGAATACAAAAAGAACCAGaaaagcaacagcagcagcaaatagTATTGCAGCAGCAACCTCAGCAGACACAACAGCAAAAGGAACAACAATTGCAGCAACAAGCCTTACTCCGACAAAtagaacaacagcagcagcaagcactGATAGAACAGCATTTGCAACAACAGGCTATTTTACAACAGCATCAGCTGCAACAGAAAGCTCAgctacagcaacagcaacaagaGCAGCAACAAGTGCAACTCAAGCAGCAgatagagcagcagcagcaagctcTGTTGCAGCAACAGCTAGAACAACAGCGTCAGCAACAAGTcctgttgcaacaacaacaagcagagaGATTGCAGCAACAAGCTTTGTTACAGCAACAGATTCAAGAGCAACAAGCAGCCATCATTCAACTTCAGCAAACTGAGAAACAAGAGGCTGTCCCCATTCCACAAGTGGCAAGTAACAGTGAGCAGCAAATTCAGCAGCAGCCGAGCAGCATCCCACAACTTAACACAGCTCAGTTTCCACCTCATACCACTCTCACACAGCAGCAAGTAATAGAGCAGCAACAGCACGCAGCATTGatccagcagcagaagcagcagcagcagcagcagcagcaagcatTTGTTTCCCACCCTCAGCATCACACCTCTGTAATGGAATCTCATGTCCCAGTTGGAGCTCCAGCCAGCACTGAGATGATTCAGCACCAAACTCAAATTGTCTCACAGGCCCAGGTCCCCATGGCCATTCAGACTATGCAGATACCTGTCCAGACGTCTGTTGTCCCAGCTCAGGTCCTTACCCAGCAAGGACAAAGTGAGGCTCATCCACAGAACCAGGGCCAGGTCCCCGTCCAATTCAAAGCTCAGTCCACAGTCCAAGCAGCACAGGCTGTGATTGAGGCCCAAGTAACACCTCCAGTGGCTGTCATCCAGGGACAGACCCACATCATCCAGACCCAGCAAATTCCCTTACAGACTAGTTATCCAGGACCTGCCGCTCCAAAACAGAGTCAGGTAACTTCTCAGCCAATAATCCAGACTCAGCCTCAGCACCTGACAATGAGTCAGTCCCAGCCACCACATGTCCAGGCGGCAACTGTGGATGCTCAGATGATGGGCCAACAAAGTCAAGCTGTTGTCCAGCCTCCAGTTGCAATTACTTCAATCGCCAATCAGATCCAACATGAGACTCTTGTTCagcaaaatgttcaaatgcCAGGGCTCATGCAGGCCcagctgcagcaacaaacacaagGCCAGACACCTATCCAGGTGCATGCACAGGCTGCTGCTGGCCTTTTGACACCTCAATATGTCCCTCAGCCTACCCACCAAGCCATGCCATCTTTACAACAGGATATAACTCATattaaacaacagcagcagcaacaggagtCAGTACTGCAGTATCAGCAGATGATTCTGTCTCCTGGCTCAGCTGGAAGTGTTGGAACTACAACAGATAGTCTCAGTTCTGCAGTTGACCCTACAAACTTTGTGGCCACCCCTCATCCTGTGCAGAAGGCTGGACAAGCATATGTTCCAAgccaaacaacacaacatcCAGCTGttcagacccagcagcagcccCAAGGAAGCACTGCCGACCCTTCAGTCATTCAGCCCATCTCCCAGCCTACTATGCCTCAGTCTACTGGGCAATACCAGCAACAGCTACAGAAGCTTTCTCAAGCACAGCAACCTCtagctccagctcctccacagcCCCAATTATTGGCACAGCCCATCCCTACTCCCATCCAGCAACCACTTCCTCCAAAGCAGCCATTGATACCATTTGAGGAGAGTCAGTTGTCAGCCCCACCTACTTCACATCTGATGACCCATCCCACTGCACATATAGTCCCCAGTAATGTGGCAGGGACCCAGTCCCCCTATAGTCATCTAGCGGCAGGCGCCTCACCTTCTCCACAGCACCAAGCCAAGCAGATGCtgcctgctcacacacacacacaaaccagcaTTCAGGCTCAAATGCACtcccaaacacagacacaagttCAGACACAGGCACATtctcacactcagacacacactgagacacctATTGCTGAACAGCCTGTCCTGCCCCATGCTGTCTTTCCTGCACAACAAATGCCCCTCAGCCCCTCTCATACCTCATGCCCTCCAACATCACTACCATCTCTTGCATCCCTACCATCCTaccatcctgctgctgcccCTGTGCCAGAGCTGCCTACATCTCCACCAGCGGCTCAGGTAACCTTACCAGGGCAGGCCGACTTTATAcccacctcccctccacctGTCACTACTCTACAACCGCTTGATTCTAATGCCCCCAAACTGCCCCAAGCCTCGCTGCAAGACTGTGACCTTTCCCTGCTGGGCATTGCTCAG GATGGTCCATACCTGTCAAGTACAGAACGTCATTCTTCGTCAGG GTCTGTTCCAGCTAACGGAGAAGAAGCTCTTCAGCTCTTGGCCAATGGGAAGCTAGAGAAATTAAAGACTCAAAGAAGAGCTTCCAGTCAGAGGCCTGAGAAAGTTTCACATCAGTTTCAACTGAGCATGCTCCAG GTGTCTGGCAGTGGAGATAATATGGTGGAATGCCAATTGGAGACCCATAGCAACAAGATGGTGACATTTAAATTTGACATTGAAGGGGACGCACCTGAGGACATAGCAGATTACATG GTGGAGGAGGATTTTGTCCTTGatgtagagaaagagaaatttGTCGAGGAGCTTAGAGCCATAGTTAAAAAAGCTCACGAAATTCTTCAAACACATTCACTg ACTGGATCAACTGACCAGCTGCATGTGAGCACTCCCACTGGTTCTTCAG tggatTCAGTGCCCCACTCGTCCCCAGTGGGACGCTGGCGCTTCTTTATCAACCAGACCATCCGTCACAGAGACTCCCTATCCAGCCAGGGAGCAGTCACACCACCACCCACTTCAGAGACAAGGATACCCGGGTCTcctaaaacagagagag CTGTAGAAAGTGAACGATCCCAGAGTGCGGAGTCCTTGGCTTCAATGGCCTCTCCCCCCTGTCCCTCCCTTGCTGCCACCTCCCCCCCAGTCTCCACTGTGTCAGCCCCTGCCTCTGTGGCCCTGTCAGTCACTGCTGGCCCAGCTCCTAACACCACTGCCTCTGAGAGCATCTTTGTACCAACCTCCGCTCTTGAAGCCTCTGTTCCTGTCACTGCTTCGGGTGGTCTAGAACTCCTCACCTCAACATCTATTGACCAAATTCCCAGTGCTCCCTCATCCTTAGCAATACCTGCTGCTAACCTCCCCACCTTGTCCGCTGCTTCTGCTGTTGTGTCTCCCACACCCACCACCATTGCCCCAGATATACTCTCTTCTCCTGGAACCAGTGGTTGCTCCATTGTAGGTCAAAGTATAGGGGACACTATCATAACTGCTTCAAGGTCATGTGTACCTGCAGTGGACAGGTCTTCAACCTCTTTTCATtcgcttcctcctcctgctgcaacAATCTCTTCTGCTGTAAGTCAACTTGccatggagcagcagcagacattcACTCAGGTGGCTAAGCCAGccccacaaccaccaccacaacaaccacagccacAGCCTGCTCTACAGCAGCAGGTACCTGCAGTTCAACAGCAACTGCCTGCAGTTCAACAGCAACTGCACGCAATGCAGCTTGAACAACAGATACAGCcagcaacacaacagcaacagctgAAAGCTCAACATCAAGCATACCAAGAACAaattcagctgcagcaggaacGAGCACTGCAACAGTCTCTCCAGCAGTTACAACAACAGCTGACTGAGGTGCAGGTGCTACCTCGGCCAGGTCATACAGAGCTGTTACAACAGTCTGTGCCTCTGCAGCAGTTTCTCCCCCCGATGCCCCTACAGCAGACCCAACAACCCCTTCCTcaacagcagacacaacagTATGCCCCACAGTTGCAACAGCCACAGTTACAACAGTTACCACAGCAGGTTATGACACCCCAAGCTGCTGTAGTGCCCCAACAGCAGGCCCACATtgatcaccagcagcagcaacagttaAACCTACAACAGACGATACACTTACAGCAACAGCAAATGGtgcaacagcagctacagcagcagcaacatcagcTGTTTATGGGTGCTGTGGCTTTAAAGCCAGATCAAAGCCAAATGCTGCCCCTGCCTATTAGTCAACAGTTTCTTCCACAACAGCCACAGCTAAATGTTAACTCTGTACCGCAACAGCAGATTCCACAAAAAGCTCAAATCCCTGCTGAGCTGGCACAACAACATATCCAGTCACAGATACAGCTGCAGCACACTGAGCAGCAACAAGAAGTGACTAAAACCATGGAGACACCCCAAAAACAGCAGAATTTTCCACTGCAGAAGCAGTCCTCTTTACAGATGTCAGAGTCAGAAGTGTCCACAGGAGAGACAAGTGTCACAGAAGACACATGCAGCTACTCTGCCCCTTTTCAACCGACCTCTGACTCTTCTCTGACGCCCCTCCATCTGGGCACCACTGACGCCCCCTTACCTGCCCTTTCCCTCACAATGACGCCATCACCTGCTCAGccctcctctgtggctgagTCAGACAGTGAGGGCCCCCCCAAAATTGAATTTGTAGACAACCGCATAAAGACTCTAGATGAAAAGCTGAGAAACCTGTTGTATCAGGAGTACAGCAGTGGGGCAGCGCTGGCCGGGGGAGCTGCCTCTGGCCCTACATCAGCTGCCTCCACATCAGCAGGAGGAGATGAGTCATCTGAGCCACAGTCAACCCAACACTTGTCTTTCCCTCcacctgcctcctcttcctcagataCATCGCCGcactcctcatcctccactACCTCCCCGACCCCCTCCCGTTCCTCGTCCACTTCCCCTGACCCAGAGAGGGATGGGGTAGGAGAAGATGTCTCCTCAGAAGTGCCCAACTCTGCAGAGCTGGGCCCAGTGGAGAAACAACCTGGACCATCActcccctccacctctgcctcatCCACCCCGCCtacctctctgctgcctcccaaTCAGGATGACGCTGCTGGGCCTCAGCGCCCACCTGTACCAGGAGAACCAACCATTCTT GCTGTACCCTCACACTCTGATACCAGTACCACTGGAGACGCATCGTGGCCCCCCAATCAGCACCCGATCCCCCTCCGGCATGGACAGCAGAAGCACAATGCAGGAGGTGGATATTTTGGCCTAAACCTGACATGTCCTAGTATCAGAAATCCTGTTAGCAAGAAATCCTGGACTCGCAAATTCAAAAACTGGGCGTGCAAACTGCGCCACTCCGCCAGCTTGTTCAAGAAGCCCAGAGTCCAGCAAG ATGGACGTTCCAGCAGTCAGGCACttaaagaggagaaggaggcgcCACCCCTAAATCCGCCTCAGTCACGCAAAGGACGATTTCAG GTGACTCCAGTGCCCCAGTCCTCTCCCCCAAAGGAGGCGCCATCAGGTCACAGTAACACTCACAGGAAAGTGGGGCGTTTCTCTGTATCCCAGACTGAGACTAAGAAAAAGGACAGGCAGACTGACAGCTCCCCAGTGTCTCCTGAtttggagagggagaggaggagatctCGGGCAAAAGatggggagaaggaggaaagtAAGAGGACCCCAGCAATGGCTCACCTGCCTCGAGGTCACGGACACAGCCACTCACCCCTGGGCAGtagtgatgatgataatgagaGTGAGCTGGAGGATGAAGATCTGAGAAAAGAACTGCACAAGCTCAGAGAGAA GCACATCAAAGAGGTGGTATCCCTTCAAGCCCAGCAgaacagagagctgcaggagCTGTACAGACAGCTCCGTTCCCTCAAAGACCAAAGGCAAAGTCTGCCTACCTCCCTGTCCCGAACCCCTCCTCTTCCCACGGCGCCGCCAGCCCTTTCTCCTCGTAGGCCCAGGCCAGCCAAAATCAAGCTCCGGCCTCGGCCTCATTCTCACATAGATAACAACGGAGTCACTCACTCTG GGATTCAACAGTCAAGTTGTTTCTCAGGTGGTGAACAGAGTAGACTGCCCCTATACTGCAACCCAGAGCACCACACTTCACTGCCTGCTAAAAGAG ATCACAGCCCTCTAAGAAAAAGCACATTCACAGATGAGCTGCACAAACTTGTTGATAATTGGACGAAGGAGACAGTGGGCCCCTTGCCACCCAAACCTTCactgaatcaaatcaaacagattCAGCAGGTGCAGGAgttggggggctggagccagcAGACTGAG GTGGCTCCACCAGGTTGGTTTCCAGTGGCACCACTGAACACCCAGGCACCCCCGACCCCTGCCAGCTTGCCTGTGGCACCCCCTCCCCATTACACAGGTGGAGGGAGCCTGTCTGCCTTGCACTCTCCAGGAaaaccaccacaaacacacatggctCAAGTGCCACAGATGCAGCAAAGTTTACACCTCCATCAGTCTCTCCCCCTCCAGCAGATGACCTATCAGCAGTCCCCACTCCGCCAGCAAATACCACAGCCCCTGATGCAAACTCCCATACAGTCTCAGTCGCTACCACAGACACAACCCATCACACAGCTGCCCCACTCACCACCTCAAAGCCAACCGCTGCTGCCTTCCCAAATGCCCACATCTCCAGTGTCCACAGCCACGCCCCTGTTGCCTGGCAGTGGCACCGCTGTACCCACAGATAGCACTGCTGCTACTGGGGGGACATTTTGCCCCtgttcctcatcctcttccacctcttcctcttcttgctCTACTGCTGCTCTACCTACCAGTGCCAAAATTCACCCAACACCCCCCACCTCTACTCTTCCTCTGGGACAGAAATGA